In the genome of Aedes aegypti strain LVP_AGWG chromosome 2, AaegL5.0 Primary Assembly, whole genome shotgun sequence, the window gttttggtaagaaaaaaatcatgtaaaaattttAAGTCCCTACGTTGACGTGGACCTGAAGGTATCAGGTGTAGATGGCCCCCgtgagcactttacaatgacatttcgcattttcgaaaaataagggacggcctagcgCACAGCACTTAGCGcgcgctttcagaattttcgtgaACCTCCGGCTAGCGTAGCACACTATGATTCTGATGCGTTGATAGGCGGTTTGGTTAGAGATTCGTTAGTACATTTATGTACCATTTTGTCTTATAAAGGGAGTAGTGTTGGATCtgctgaatctgttgcatgctccttgtgggcgagcgacggaatccggatccattgtgtccggttcgcgttgcacggaagaaaaaacaaaatgcgctggtgaaaaacaaataaaaaacgcgtcagtttgatacgttgaacctgttgtatgctcctgtcAAGCGAacaacgaaatcagtatcgtgtctggtttgaatagtgcggtcattcgtgtatatgctcacgtattcatttggAATATTATatgtttatcgtttaccaaaacgaatcttttcccatatccaaactcccagtgttttcttgtggaagtgcagaggactcctcggcttctgtaaagcaagtaacacgtcaacatttccctcccattcccaaattgacctgcattcggacgcagccggcgccggtattgtttattataataataagagcaccagtatttacacattTAGGATGATACTGATctcgagtagcgtctgttggttccctatgtaagtacagctgttcttgcaataacggagtagcaactgcgggcggtcaatcatgctcatgctcatgctcatgctcattttgTCTCAtaaaggccaacagtgacttcaaatgcatctgataggcataaattagctgatagttttgaagattttgatttcTTCACTAAATCTAACTgctagctgttgggtgtaccgataaaaatgattatttaaacttgtttagtgttgtttttacgcaaaagtatgaaacaaccttttgattcaaattccgaacaccttgattcaaattccgaataaatcgaattcaaatgaataataaaatgcattttttttcggagcttgaactagagaatcagCACTGCTCCCACAGTATGAAATAGAATAAGaaaacgttaaaattgaattgctattgactgccattttctaGTAATTTTATGATATATTTCAACCAAACCGCCATACAAAATCAGGGTGTTTGGAATAGGAGTCTGATTGGAATTTGCGACAAAACGGTACTCCTGAGAACTATGTAACTCTAAGTGCATTGAAGTACATGCCACTCGATATGCATCGaaaccaaacctcgaattttcaagagcaaagatctagagaacctgacagccgttgcgctgaaaatttgagtcaccagcgagtgaccagtgagcaCAACTGGTTGTCTGGGGTAGATTTCAGGTTATCGGTGATGCGAAATTACTCTCGCAAAACTACAGTTGTCTTGCCATAAGTCGAGTTGCAGATCTCTCCCTTGTAAAAAGCAGGATGCACTAATGCAAAAACGATCAAATGATTAGGCAAACTCTCAGTGAATGCATGTGTTGCTGAGAAGCAGATCCTGCCCCTGATGCCAATTGAAATTAATCGAAATCAACAGTCAGATAATACTCTAATGCATAATCCTTAAAACAGCAGAACTTTAAATGAAGGGAAATACTTTGTTGAAACATGCAATTAAAATGCCGATAAACACTCCAAAGCATTAAAAACAGCCGATatttagaagaaggcaaaattttaattgaaaaaaaaatacaggcaaaattttaatgtcaattctatgaagaacagccaatgttcaAAAAGAGGAATAATCGTCGATACAAGTTCTACAACAGAATAAAATGGCTATAATATATAATCGTAACAGAAAAGCCAAAAAACAAACCaacgtcgatttttttttttttttttggtaaatagTAGCCTAAATACAAATTATTTGTTGTAACTGACGCCCGTTGATTAACTTTTACTTAAGGTACTCCGGGACAAGTTGAAACGGCTGGGGTAAGATGAAATGGCAAGGTATCATAGTAAATTTtaatagttttgagaaaatcttttATAGAAACATAAAGTTAACTGATAGCACAAGTTTTTAGAGAAGAAAAATCTGCTAAcatttatttacattattttaacGCATTTTTGCGCAATTTCAACACACATGGTCGACGCAAAATTTGTTACCCAACTTCGTGTTGGTGAAGGTCTATAGTAAAAGTGAGTCAGTTACCAAATAAGTGattgtttattttgttattttatttttatcgtcGTATAACGTTTTTCTTAAGTGGACCATGCTGCGCAATGCACCCCTATGACTATCTGATCTCAAACTGAGTCATCAAAGATATTGGCCACGTAGGTTTCGCGCTAAAACAAGAGCTCAAAGTttgattataaaacaaatctataccgttttgtctcaaattccgaacatactcatatttcgaacgctcgattttatatggagatgttgatgaaacatttcactGATATGTGTCATCATATTTATCAGATACGATGGTCAATTGTCACTAGAAGTTATAATGATTCTTTAGACCATGGACcataaaactagctcagatgaatCTACtcgcaaaactatttattttgatACTAATTATTCATGCTGTACAGAATGAGACAGAATGAGTGCGATGTTCGGCATTCGAAACaaaatattgttcaacataTTGCCTAGAAATGATTGTCAATGCTTATTAGTCTTTATTTTAATCAGTACACTCAATCTTTTACATTCAAATCTAACGAAATAAAGAAATTATTCACAAATATCTACTGATTTATAGTTATAAGAAACGTTTAAAGTCACTGTAAATTttaggtgttcggaatatgagtcaaaacggtatatagaTACAATTGCTTATCAGGAAACGTCCATGAAGTATGTCACGAGGGGAGTTTAACGTGACGatcctttagatttttttaatctgCATTTAAAAAATGCGCTGTAGACAAGAAGGAGTCGTTAAAACTAGGTAAATTTTGCGCAACGTAATTAATGGGCGTTGCCTTACTTAGAAATTTCTGATTACACATGGCACTCACTGCTTGGTGAATATTTTTACCGTATCAAGATAAGCTATCGTCTTATCTAAGAATATAAATATTACCAAAACGTTCCGTGCCACTCAGTGAAAGTAAGCTCACCTGCAAACATGTACGCATTGCTAAATTTCTTCATCATCCTCAAAGTCGTTTCCGTTCTGGTTGGTGCGATACTTCCCAGTGTTAGAGAATACCAATTTGTGCACGTGGTGAGCAACTATCATAATACTCATTTGACCGTGAGGGACGAACTGATGGATGACCAGCATCGAAGAGTGAGACTGGCAAAGCTTGGCGAAAGCAGTCGGAACGTTTGGCGTTTGGAGCCACATCCCGTTGGTCCATCACAGTTCGAAATCATCCACCATCAATCCAATGAACCGCTCTGTGCGGCACCGAAGGAGTTTGCCTATGACGAGAAACGGCGAAATGTTGCCACGTGGGTTCCCGGACCGGTCAACAAGAAATGCTACTGGACAATCGAGAAGCGCCCCGGAAACGCAGGCTTCAATATAGTTAATATGGAACGTGGAGAAGAGCTATATGCAGCTATGCATCCATTTGAGGAGAATGCCTGGCTGTGGGTACCTCGGGATGATGAGAATGAACAACACCACTGGGATATTATCAATCTTAACTATTGTCAAGGTCAAACTGTTGCAATAAACATGACGGCGACGGTGGTCTAGGGACTGGCGTACACGGGATACGTACAGCGTGGATGATAAACCACTGGTGtgtttccattctccgcttggttCTTAACTCGAAATTACCCCGTACTCGCAACCAAAGGACCTTGCCAAAACTACCCAACAATCTAACTAGAATCAttttacccgtaacgcgggtagatcactttttcgaggtgcgttacgaggtaagatctaccatattgtactcttgttgtatctgttcttgtgaatacttataagttacggtcggaagagtataagagagtaacaagccactaagacccacctatttgtcctagatgatgaggaggtcaaagtggaaaaatggctcaatcagcatctgaggttggtttcaactcatgagacaatttatttccgagttcaagagtttatctttcgatgtctaggagggaaacgattccgaatcagtgaagtagcagacctcttaaattctaaaataagcattttgtttcaaggaatctaaatgtctcatgcggtgaaacctgttcacagtttcaaaaaacgactttgaaccttataagtagaagcaataatttgatacgctagagtaccgatgcatggtcaaaatcagtatcattcaaacagcttagtggccgaacctgattaaggggcgcgcttttgagagtttaatgatgactaactgttttctccaaaaggtataaacaGCGGtaactttttctaaagaggctttatgcaaaatggtaaagaatgatatttgtataaaaacgactacttcattatttctcaatagtaatggaacgacatgcactaaacaaaggacacgggtataccacaaaagatcaaagaaaactggtcgcagtggttcatcccgaacagaaaaagaaaaaaaaactagaatcaGATATCTGCTACAGATAGggtaatcctgaaaaaaaaaatggagatattattgattgctagagaaaaccctgaTGGTATTCCTAACATTTCATTGGAGATATTTCTAGAGAAGTCcctagagatattcctggaggaaaaaatgaaagtttttctggagtaatttctgcaggaatctccGAAAGAATCACTAGAGGAGTTACTGGAGGTTACTAGACAGCTCATTTAcaaatccccggagaaaatgGAAAACAAATCCTGAAGTTTATCCAGGAGGAACTCATGgtgaaatttcaggaggaatcttaTGAACTATTGGTATTGGACTATTGGAATCTAAGCAGTAACAGCagtaacttctggaagaattcctgtaaaaaccgttggaggaaattctgaactaatccctagtggaattcctaagagaaCTAAAGGAGTGCTAAGACAAATCCTCGAAAGAAACTTaaaaggagttcctagaggaaccccctggagaaattcataaaagaatttttgaaagagtaTCAGGGggaatccctaaaaatattgctgGATAATAAGTTTTGGAGatattcctcaacgaattcttggagatatttaggttcttcagagcctcgaaaaccttctccactgacctgcgattaggcttaccagatggtatcccttgGGAGGACATATCCTCCTTTTCAATAATATGTCCTCCCGTCCTCTCTTGGACCAAAAATGTCCTCCTTTATCAAAGTGAGGAAATATAACATTTCATATCCATTTATATCTCTTTGGTTTTAGTTCCttcactttttttaaatttctaaacATTTCTGTCTTGAATAAACATTTTCGAAGATTCAAGTTGTACGAATTAGGGTCAAATTAGAATTAAAATGGTTCTTTATATACTTGTGCTGTCAAAATATTGTTCAAATCTGTTCTTCGTTACAAAACTTCAAGATATTTctgttttttatgttttatgtttATGTTCAAATCACAtcaaaatttgtgatttaaataCTTTTGTATTACTtgcgaaatattttaaatagggTTTTACTAGATTACTTCGAATAATAGTACACAATGTTATTGCTCTGAATTTCTGTTAATAATTCTGGGTAAATAGATACTTTGTTGTTATGATCAATTCAGAGATATCGACGTCAGTCGTTTGGGCGTATTGTGCAAcaaagcgtgggttcgattcccgctcctgTCGGTGTaagcttttcgtcaaacgaaaaattcatcactggactactgggtgttctgtgttgtccgatgcctaatgttcgtgattgttcagtctgtccagcctttggctgaaggcGGTGTAAAttggctttttttttaatatgataaTATGAAGATTTTATAGAAGTTGTTGGCGTTCGGGATGTTAGAGAAAAATCAATGGCAACGACGTCAGCTTGCTAAACATGATTTCAATCCCTTGACCATATTCAACAAAAACCCCTAAATGTTTATCAAACCTACTTTATAACCAACTGTCGCAaagacgtggccagagcaactctaattttaaataaaaatcaatgtcctcctttttcaaaGCAAGTCACATGAAATGTCCTcctttctaaaattttcatctggtaagcctacctgcgatcgatttcaagaccaaggagcatatgtgaccgtgtcatgatagtgtcatttctttgcacgcctgatctcctaatagcaTCCTGGAGTGCAATGTTAAACAGTGAATTACAAACGCCATTGATCTCTCGTCTGCAATCCAAACAAATGAATATAAACAGATGGTTAGTGTGCTGGTtatactccaggaatttatctaagatCATTCGCAAGATGTATCTGGTAATATCTGGTAAATATTGGTATTGgccgacaaaggattcctcaagtggtctcagtcggaaggtatccctgggaattttctgagaacattaactgtaaaaaaattcctgtaggaatttctgaagaaatttgtgga includes:
- the LOC110677076 gene encoding uncharacterized protein LOC110677076, with product MYALLNFFIILKVVSVLVGAILPSVREYQFVHVVSNYHNTHLTVRDELMDDQHRRVRLAKLGESSRNVWRLEPHPVGPSQFEIIHHQSNEPLCAAPKEFAYDEKRRNVATWVPGPVNKKCYWTIEKRPGNAGFNIVNMERGEELYAAMHPFEENAWLWVPRDDENEQHHWDIINLNYCQGQTVAINMTATVV